DNA from Prosthecobacter fusiformis:
GCCTGCACCGGCTTGGCTTGGCCAAGCACTTTCCAAAGCGGATCGTTGGGGGTGAGCGGTTCCATAAATCGTGTCAGGACTACAAACATCACATCGGAGCGAAAGTTGCGCCATCAGCGATTTTTTCTCTCGAACCTCAACCTGGAGGCCAGGCGAGGTCTCGGCCAGCGAGCAAATGAACGTGCAAATGCGGCACTGTTTCGCCCCCGTCCTTGCCATGATTGATGACCAGGCGGAAGCCTTTATCGCGGTCCTTGACGCCCAGTTTTTCCGCAATTTTTCCCGCAGCCAGCAGCAGCGCACCCAGAGTGGCCTGATCATCAGCTTCTGCTTCTCCTACACGGGGAATGACCTTCTTGGGGACAATTAGCACATGGATAGGAGCCTGCGGGGTGATGTCGTTGAAGGCGGCTACGAGGTCATCCTCATACACCAAAGGAGCCGGAATCTCCCGGTCCACAATTTTTTGGAAGATGGTTTTTTCAGACATCAGGAAAAGTGATGCGGGCACTCCTGCCTGCAAGGGAAAGCTCGCCACTGTGCACGTTTGTAACGGCCAAAATAAGCCCTCTGCAACCTCGCTAGCCGCCTCACCCGATCAATGAAACAACTCTTCCTGGCTAGTATCCCGTCCTCGGCGGGTACCCAGAGATTTGATTTCATCAATGAATTCGCCCACATCTTCAAACTGCCGGTAAACCGACGCATAGCGCACATAGGCCACATGGTCGATGCCTTCCAAGCGGCGCATCATTTTAGCTCCGATCACCGTGGAGGGGATTTCACGATAGCCTTCTTCTTCCAGTTCGCTGGCGATGTCATCGACCAGTTGCTCCAGTTGCTCCATCTTCACCGGGCGTTTTTCACAGGCCTTGCGCAGTCCTGACATCAGCTTTTCACGGTCGAAACTCTGCCGCGCTCCGTTGCGTTTCACCACTCGCAGTTCCTCCCGCTCCACGATTTCATAGGTGGTGAAACGGAAGTTGCACTTCATGCACTCTCGGCGGCGACGGATCGAGTGGCCCTCGCGTGCTTCGCGGGAGTCGATGACCTTGTCTTGGGAGCTACCGCATTTGGGACAGCGCATAGGTGGGAGACCAAGGTGACATCTTGCAACGAATTAGCAAGAGCAGCCTGCCCATCAGCCTAACTTTCGACATGACGAGCAAATTTCGTCCCCGTCATCCGTCACCCGGAAGTTCAGTGTCCGGTCATCCACATCCGTTTTCCCACAAACTTTGCATTGGTGAAAAAATGCGGCTCCCGACTGGGCTTCCTCAAAGCGTGCCCGGCGGTTGGCCGTCTTTGCTGAGTGCAGACGGCTGCGGACAAAGTCCGGCCCAAAGGCGATCCCATAATTCAGCAGACCGAAAAAGATCAGAATGATCTGGATGGGGGCACTGATCACACTGATCGCCAGCATCGCCGCAGTGAAAAAGGCCACCCATTTGATCTTCACTGGCAGGATGAAAAACAGCAGGATTTCTTCGTTCGGAAAAATCGTGGCAAAGGCGAACAAGGAGGCCAGATACAGCCAGGTGGTCGTCCCTTCATAGCCGAAAATAACTGCACCAATGGCCTGGAAGATCATGCCACCGATGACATACAGATTTACTTTGAACGCCCCCCAGGCCTCATCCAGCCCTCGACCGATCCACATCATGAACATGGCCCCGATGAGGGCAAAGAACAGATTGGTATTCGGGATAAAGTTATACGTGAATAGTCTCCAGACCTGGCCCTGCATCAGCAGATCCGGTTTCAAAGCCAGAAACTCCACATAGGGCTGACGCGCCTCAGGCGACAGAAACATGAAGATGCCCAGGGTGAAAAGTTGCAGGATCGCAATGGCCTGAAGGATGCCTGGTATGGCAAAACGGCCCAGTCGGGATTCAAGTCGGTCGATCAATGGCATGTGAGATGTTTATACGTCTAGCACCATCTCTCCGCGAATGCGAAAAGGGAATTCTTCACGGTTCCTCCAGCCAGATGACCCTCAGTCCCAGCCTCTCCGCCACTTGGCGTCCTTTAACCGGCCCCAGCACCATCAGCGCCGTGGCGTATCCGTCTGCCAGGGCACAGCTCGGGTGAATGACCGAGACGGAGACCAGCTTATGCTCGATAGGTCTTCCGGTATGCGGGTCCAGCAGGTGACTATACGTCCGGCCATCCTTTTCAAACCGGTGCCGATAGCTGCCGCTCGTCGCAATGCAGGTATTCGTCAGCGGTATCGTTTCCAGAGGCTCCCCACGCGCACCATCCGGGGCCTGAATACCCACCTGCCACGGCCCTCCCTCCCGGGAATACCCTGCCGCC
Protein-coding regions in this window:
- the nrdR gene encoding transcriptional regulator NrdR; the encoded protein is MRCPKCGSSQDKVIDSREAREGHSIRRRRECMKCNFRFTTYEIVEREELRVVKRNGARQSFDREKLMSGLRKACEKRPVKMEQLEQLVDDIASELEEEGYREIPSTVIGAKMMRRLEGIDHVAYVRYASVYRQFEDVGEFIDEIKSLGTRRGRDTSQEELFH
- a CDS encoding HIT domain-containing protein, with the protein product MSEKTIFQKIVDREIPAPLVYEDDLVAAFNDITPQAPIHVLIVPKKVIPRVGEAEADDQATLGALLLAAGKIAEKLGVKDRDKGFRLVINHGKDGGETVPHLHVHLLAGRDLAWPPG